In Afipia sp. GAS231, a single window of DNA contains:
- a CDS encoding FAD-dependent oxidoreductase, which translates to MADQQAPPAGPDLAAGIALSEFSGPMLLGHVGDEEVLLVRSGAGIFAIDAHCSHYHGPLAEGIVTGEGIRCPWHHACFDLRTGEATRAPALAPIAVWKVEHLGDRIFVREKQAQPKPDVKGAVDAPGRIVIVGGGAAGFAAAEMLRRQDYRGSIVMLSQDAVAPVDRPNLSKDYLAGSAPEDWLPLRPDDFYATANIDLRLNTEVTSIDTTARRVVLAGGETVAYDRLLLATGAEPVRLPIPGADQPHVHVLRSLADSRAIIGLADGARRAIVIGASFIGLEAAAALRARDVEVHVVGLEQRPMERVLGPELGDFVRSLHEEHGVIFHLGDTVTAIDGKRVTLKSGGALEADVVVVGVGVRPRLALAEKAGLAVDRGVTVNAYLETSVAGVYAAGDIARWPDPHTGESIRVEHWVVAERQGQTAARNMLGQRQVFDAVPFFWSQHYDVPINYVGHAEKWDEIAVEGSIAGKDCLLRYKNGGRVLAVASIYRDTASLEAEWAMEQAAAS; encoded by the coding sequence ATGGCCGATCAGCAAGCCCCACCCGCCGGTCCCGATCTGGCAGCAGGCATCGCGCTTTCAGAATTTTCCGGTCCGATGCTGCTCGGCCATGTCGGCGACGAAGAAGTTCTGCTGGTACGCTCCGGCGCCGGGATTTTTGCGATCGACGCGCATTGCAGCCACTATCACGGGCCGCTCGCCGAAGGGATCGTGACGGGCGAAGGCATCCGTTGCCCCTGGCATCACGCCTGCTTCGATTTGCGTACCGGCGAGGCGACCCGCGCGCCGGCGCTCGCGCCGATCGCGGTGTGGAAGGTCGAGCATCTAGGCGATCGCATTTTCGTTCGCGAAAAGCAGGCGCAGCCGAAACCGGATGTCAAAGGCGCGGTCGATGCGCCCGGCAGGATCGTCATCGTCGGCGGTGGCGCGGCCGGATTTGCCGCGGCCGAGATGCTGCGGCGGCAGGATTATCGCGGCAGTATCGTGATGCTGAGCCAGGACGCCGTCGCCCCGGTCGACCGGCCCAATCTATCGAAAGACTATCTCGCCGGCAGTGCGCCGGAGGACTGGCTGCCGCTGCGGCCGGACGATTTTTATGCGACGGCCAATATCGATCTTAGGCTCAACACCGAGGTCACATCGATCGATACCACGGCGCGTCGCGTAGTTCTCGCCGGCGGTGAAACCGTGGCCTACGACCGGCTGTTGCTCGCGACCGGCGCGGAGCCGGTGCGCCTGCCGATCCCGGGCGCAGACCAGCCCCATGTCCATGTGCTGCGGTCGCTGGCCGACAGCCGCGCAATCATCGGGTTGGCGGACGGCGCGCGCCGTGCCATCGTGATCGGCGCAAGTTTTATCGGGCTCGAAGCCGCGGCGGCGTTGCGCGCCAGGGATGTCGAGGTCCACGTCGTCGGACTGGAGCAGCGTCCGATGGAGCGCGTGCTGGGGCCGGAACTGGGCGATTTCGTCCGCTCGCTGCATGAAGAGCACGGCGTCATCTTTCACCTCGGCGACACCGTCACGGCCATCGACGGCAAGCGCGTGACGCTGAAGAGCGGCGGGGCGCTTGAGGCGGATGTGGTCGTCGTTGGCGTCGGCGTTCGCCCGCGGCTTGCACTAGCCGAGAAGGCCGGCCTCGCTGTCGACCGCGGCGTCACGGTGAATGCCTATCTCGAAACCAGCGTTGCCGGCGTCTATGCCGCCGGCGATATCGCGCGCTGGCCCGATCCGCACACCGGCGAGAGCATTCGCGTCGAACATTGGGTGGTGGCGGAACGCCAGGGCCAGACCGCGGCGCGCAACATGCTGGGGCAGCGCCAAGTCTTCGACGCCGTGCCGTTTTTCTGGAGCCAGCATTACGACGTGCCGATCAACTATGTCGGCCACGCTGAAAAGTGGGACGAAATCGCCGTTGAAGGCAGCATCGCCGGGAAAGATTGCCTGCTGCGCTACAAGAACGGGGGGCGGGTGCTCGCTGTCGCGTCGATCTATCGCGATACCGCAAGCCTTGAGGCCGAATGGGCCATGGAGCAGGCGGCGGCGTCTTAG
- a CDS encoding GatB/YqeY domain-containing protein, protein MLRDDINNAVKDAMRAKDERKLSTLRMVNSTIKNADIAARGEGKPPLTDADLLGVFQKMIKQRQESVELYDKGGRAELAAQEREEIAIIQAYLPKQMSEDDVKAAIAAAIAETGAAGMKDMGKVIAVLRAKFAGQMDFGKASGMVKAALSG, encoded by the coding sequence ATGCTGCGCGACGACATCAACAACGCGGTCAAGGACGCGATGCGGGCCAAGGACGAGCGCAAGCTCTCCACGCTGCGCATGGTCAATTCGACCATCAAGAACGCCGACATCGCCGCGCGCGGAGAAGGCAAGCCGCCGCTGACGGATGCCGACCTGCTCGGCGTGTTCCAGAAGATGATCAAGCAGCGCCAGGAGTCGGTCGAGCTCTACGACAAGGGCGGCCGCGCCGAACTCGCCGCCCAGGAGCGCGAGGAGATCGCGATCATCCAGGCCTATCTGCCGAAGCAGATGTCGGAGGACGACGTCAAAGCCGCAATCGCAGCCGCCATCGCCGAGACCGGCGCTGCCGGGATGAAGGATATGGGCAAGGTGATCGCCGTGCTGCGGGCGAAATTCGCAGGCCAGATGGATTTTGGCAAGGCCAGCGGCATGGTGAAGGCGGCGCTGTCGGGCTAG
- a CDS encoding alpha/beta fold hydrolase: MDNPMPILLIPGLVSSPRIYAPVIPALWRCGPVTVANHIRDDNMGAIARRILAEAPPRFALAGHSMGGYIAFEIMRQAPERVARLALINTQARPDTSDATERRRGMMARAKSGAYHEVLDELFPGFVHPSRHDDASLRQLVHDMGDDIGVDAFLRQQTAVIGRPDSRPALAWIRCPTLVLSGDQDNTIPNSLSIEMASNIPDAKLVILPHCGHMPQPEQPQATAAALVEWLEA; encoded by the coding sequence ATGGACAATCCGATGCCGATCTTGCTGATTCCGGGCCTTGTCAGCTCGCCCCGGATCTATGCCCCGGTCATCCCGGCGCTGTGGCGGTGCGGCCCGGTGACCGTCGCCAACCACATCCGCGACGACAATATGGGGGCGATCGCGCGCCGGATTCTGGCCGAGGCGCCGCCGCGCTTTGCGCTGGCCGGGCATTCGATGGGCGGCTACATCGCCTTCGAGATCATGCGGCAGGCCCCGGAGCGGGTGGCCCGGCTGGCGCTGATCAATACCCAGGCGCGGCCGGATACATCTGACGCGACCGAGCGGCGGCGCGGCATGATGGCGCGCGCCAAAAGCGGCGCCTATCACGAGGTGCTCGACGAGCTGTTTCCGGGCTTCGTGCATCCCTCGCGGCACGACGATGCGAGCCTGCGCCAGCTCGTCCACGACATGGGCGACGACATCGGGGTCGACGCCTTCCTCCGCCAGCAGACCGCCGTGATCGGCCGGCCCGACTCGCGCCCGGCGCTGGCGTGGATCAGATGCCCGACGCTGGTGCTGTCGGGCGATCAGGACAACACCATCCCGAATTCGCTCTCGATCGAAATGGCCAGCAACATTCCCGACGCAAAACTGGTGATCCTACCGCATTGCGGGCACATGCCGCAGCCGGAACAGCCACAGGCGACCGCGGCCGCGCTGGTCGAATGGCTCGAAGCCTAG
- the carA gene encoding glutamine-hydrolyzing carbamoyl-phosphate synthase small subunit: MTPSENASAWPDHKPTALLVLADGTVLEGFGLGAEGHAVGEVCFNTAMTGYEEILTDPSYAGQLITFTFPHIGNVGTNDEDIETVNMAATPGARGVILRSAITDPSNYRNTKHLDAWLKARGIIGLSGIDTRALTALIRSKGMPNAVIAHAKSGEFDLHGLKEEAREWPGLEGMDLVPMVTSAQRFTWDETPWVWEQGFGRQTAPEFNVVAIDYGIKRNILRLLAGVGCKITVVPATTSAEDILAMKPDGVFLSNGPGDPAETGKYAVPVIQQVINSGTPTFGICLGHQMLGLAVGAKTKKMHQGHHGANHPVKDETTGKVEITSMNHGFAVDQATLPKGATQTHISLFDGSNCGIALDGKPVFSVQYHPEASPGPRDSHYLFQRFADLMRANKSA; encoded by the coding sequence ATGACCCCATCTGAAAATGCTTCTGCCTGGCCGGACCATAAACCGACCGCGCTGCTCGTGCTTGCCGACGGTACCGTGCTGGAGGGTTTTGGCCTCGGCGCGGAAGGCCATGCGGTGGGCGAAGTCTGCTTCAACACCGCGATGACCGGATATGAGGAGATCCTCACCGATCCCTCCTATGCCGGGCAGCTCATCACCTTCACCTTCCCGCATATCGGCAACGTCGGCACCAACGACGAGGACATCGAGACGGTGAACATGGCGGCGACGCCGGGCGCCCGCGGCGTGATCCTGCGCTCGGCGATCACCGATCCCTCGAACTATCGCAACACCAAACATCTCGATGCCTGGCTGAAAGCCCGCGGCATCATCGGCCTCTCCGGCATCGACACCCGCGCGTTGACCGCGCTGATCCGTTCCAAGGGCATGCCGAACGCGGTGATTGCGCACGCCAAGAGCGGCGAGTTCGACCTGCACGGCCTCAAGGAAGAAGCGCGCGAATGGCCCGGCCTCGAGGGCATGGACCTGGTGCCGATGGTGACCTCGGCTCAGCGCTTCACTTGGGACGAGACACCGTGGGTCTGGGAACAGGGTTTTGGCCGGCAGACCGCGCCGGAATTCAACGTGGTCGCGATCGACTACGGCATCAAGCGCAACATCCTGCGACTGCTGGCCGGTGTCGGCTGCAAGATCACGGTGGTGCCGGCCACGACCTCGGCCGAAGACATTCTGGCGATGAAGCCGGACGGCGTGTTTCTCAGTAATGGCCCCGGCGATCCCGCCGAGACCGGAAAATATGCGGTGCCGGTGATTCAGCAGGTGATCAATTCGGGCACGCCGACGTTCGGAATTTGTCTCGGCCACCAGATGCTCGGCCTCGCCGTCGGCGCCAAGACCAAGAAGATGCATCAGGGCCATCACGGCGCCAATCATCCGGTCAAGGACGAGACCACCGGCAAGGTGGAGATCACCTCGATGAACCACGGCTTTGCCGTGGATCAGGCGACGTTGCCAAAGGGCGCGACGCAAACCCACATCTCGCTGTTCGACGGCTCCAATTGCGGCATCGCGCTCGACGGCAAGCCGGTGTTCTCGGTGCAGTACCACCCGGAGGCTTCACCGGGACCGCGCGACTCGCACTACCTGTTCCAGCGGTTCGCGGACCTGATGCGCGCGAACAAGAGCGCGTAG
- a CDS encoding PaaI family thioesterase: MTDKSAAAKIEYGVTPTQVMASMTGLDFVRAFFAGKLPAPPIMQNIEPYDQTAEFGHVAFYSVPGFRHYNPIGSVHGGYAATLLDSAMGLAVHSSLPAGSGYTTLEFKISFIRGMTKDTGPVRTEGKTLSVGRRAATAEARITDAKGRLLAHATTTCLVFEIPKESPKGA, encoded by the coding sequence ATGACCGACAAGTCCGCCGCCGCAAAGATCGAATATGGCGTGACACCGACGCAGGTGATGGCGTCGATGACGGGCCTCGATTTCGTCCGCGCGTTCTTCGCAGGCAAATTGCCGGCGCCGCCGATCATGCAGAACATCGAACCATACGACCAGACCGCCGAATTCGGCCACGTCGCGTTTTACAGCGTGCCGGGATTTCGGCACTACAACCCGATCGGCTCGGTGCACGGCGGCTATGCCGCGACCCTGCTGGATTCCGCGATGGGGCTCGCGGTGCACAGCTCTCTGCCCGCCGGTAGCGGCTACACCACGCTGGAATTCAAGATCTCCTTCATCAGGGGCATGACCAAGGATACCGGGCCGGTGCGCACCGAAGGCAAGACGCTGAGCGTCGGGCGCCGCGCCGCGACCGCCGAGGCGCGCATCACCGATGCGAAGGGCCGCCTGCTGGCGCACGCCACCACAACCTGTCTGGTGTTCGAGATTCCGAAAGAGTCGCCGAAAGGCGCGTGA
- a CDS encoding SDR family oxidoreductase: protein MAALQGKTAVVTGGSRGFGRGIVESLAAEGMRVVAIARNEDGLAALKREVKGDIATASGDVTDAIFAARVIEREKPDVLVLNAGARGLNRPTRLHSWETFSTQLNVDVKSAFIWTREALMLPLPKGSAIIVGSSGAALRPMFVNASYAAAKSALWAFAQGVAGEAQQSGIRVHCLLPVMAPDSEVGREALKDFSKYTGMAVEKIIEDKGMKPPVTPAIVGKAVVEILTDPVNAEIVGFRITGAGLHPIKQG, encoded by the coding sequence ATGGCTGCACTGCAGGGCAAGACCGCGGTCGTGACCGGAGGCAGCCGTGGCTTCGGCCGGGGCATCGTCGAAAGCCTGGCGGCGGAGGGCATGCGCGTTGTAGCGATCGCCCGCAACGAGGATGGCCTGGCTGCGCTGAAGCGCGAAGTGAAGGGCGACATAGCCACCGCGAGCGGCGACGTCACCGATGCGATCTTCGCGGCGCGCGTGATCGAACGCGAGAAGCCCGATGTGCTGGTGCTGAACGCCGGCGCGCGCGGGCTCAACCGGCCGACACGGCTTCACAGCTGGGAGACCTTCTCGACGCAGCTCAACGTCGATGTGAAGAGCGCATTCATCTGGACCAGGGAAGCGCTGATGCTGCCTTTGCCGAAAGGCAGCGCCATCATTGTCGGTTCCAGCGGCGCCGCGCTCAGGCCGATGTTCGTCAACGCCAGTTATGCCGCCGCGAAGTCCGCGCTCTGGGCTTTCGCGCAAGGCGTGGCCGGCGAAGCGCAGCAATCGGGAATCCGCGTACATTGCCTGTTGCCGGTGATGGCACCGGACAGCGAGGTCGGGCGCGAGGCGCTGAAGGACTTTTCCAAATATACCGGCATGGCCGTCGAGAAAATCATCGAAGACAAGGGCATGAAGCCGCCCGTCACGCCGGCGATCGTCGGCAAGGCCGTGGTCGAAATTCTGACGGATCCCGTGAATGCAGAAATCGTTGGCTTCAGGATTACCGGTGCCGGCCTGCACCCGATCAAGCAAGGCTAG
- a CDS encoding mandelate racemase/muconate lactonizing enzyme family protein, producing the protein MTGNADMTIRDVRVTMLRLPWADDPWLKGHALGETRDILILDVETAGGITGMGYLFVFRPGMKSIAACLEECIIPRVKGKDATAIEAIWKDLWTATMTYGRGGIAAMAMSALDIALWDAVGKRAGLPLHRLWGHYRSQIPIYGSGCFRGAGGDGMIEKALHFVKQGYKAIKMQVAHVHTPAQDLDNVRRMREALGPGIDIMIDVNMGWSADVAIEMGRKFEKYDIYWLEEPVPADDFAGYQRIAAALDMRVVGGETHFTRYDLRPFFINPCLPILQPDPMRGGMTDLRKIATLADTFGITIAPHLFPELNVHLLASIPNGIWCENMGLIDDLWVDPPEIANGMITAPERPGHGLKFKDEVLKFRV; encoded by the coding sequence ATGACTGGGAATGCCGACATGACCATCCGCGACGTCCGCGTGACCATGCTGCGCCTGCCATGGGCCGACGATCCCTGGCTCAAGGGCCACGCGCTCGGCGAAACGCGGGATATCCTGATCCTCGACGTCGAGACCGCCGGCGGCATCACCGGCATGGGTTACCTGTTCGTGTTCCGCCCCGGCATGAAGTCGATCGCGGCCTGTCTCGAGGAATGCATCATCCCGCGCGTCAAGGGCAAGGACGCCACCGCGATCGAAGCGATCTGGAAGGACCTGTGGACCGCAACCATGACCTACGGCCGCGGCGGCATCGCCGCGATGGCGATGTCGGCGCTCGACATCGCGCTATGGGATGCGGTGGGAAAACGCGCCGGCCTGCCGCTGCATCGGCTCTGGGGTCATTATCGCTCGCAAATTCCGATTTACGGCTCGGGCTGTTTTCGTGGCGCCGGCGGCGACGGCATGATCGAGAAGGCGCTGCACTTCGTGAAGCAGGGCTACAAGGCGATCAAGATGCAGGTCGCGCATGTTCACACGCCCGCGCAAGACCTCGACAATGTGCGCCGCATGCGCGAGGCGCTCGGGCCCGGCATCGACATCATGATCGACGTCAACATGGGCTGGAGCGCCGATGTCGCGATCGAGATGGGACGGAAATTCGAAAAGTATGACATCTACTGGCTCGAGGAGCCGGTGCCGGCCGACGATTTCGCCGGCTACCAGCGCATCGCAGCGGCACTCGACATGCGCGTGGTCGGCGGCGAAACCCATTTCACGCGCTACGACCTGCGGCCGTTCTTCATCAACCCGTGCCTGCCGATCCTGCAGCCCGACCCGATGCGCGGCGGCATGACGGACTTGCGCAAGATTGCGACGCTTGCGGACACTTTTGGCATCACCATCGCGCCGCATCTGTTTCCCGAACTGAACGTGCACCTCTTGGCCTCGATCCCGAACGGCATCTGGTGCGAAAACATGGGCCTGATCGACGACCTCTGGGTCGATCCGCCCGAAATCGCCAACGGCATGATCACGGCGCCGGAACGCCCGGGACACGGGCTCAAGTTCAAGGATGAAGTGCTGAAGTTCAGGGTTTGA
- a CDS encoding cupin domain-containing protein: MSIVDADIQPLSFIFGDDGLVPNNAMPLLVYKRAVALDAINPEATIEKLFGANGWGAMWRNGVYDYLHYHATVHEVLGVARGNAVVRFGGDTGTEVAIAAGDVAILPAGTGHQCMSASKNFSVVGAYPPGPQVEITRPTPENHAKALKTIPQVEIPQTDPVRGADGPLVRLWQRATQAS; encoded by the coding sequence TTGTCCATTGTCGATGCCGATATCCAGCCGCTCAGTTTCATCTTCGGCGACGACGGCCTGGTGCCGAACAACGCGATGCCGCTGCTGGTCTACAAGCGCGCGGTCGCGCTCGATGCCATCAATCCCGAAGCGACCATCGAAAAACTGTTCGGCGCCAATGGCTGGGGTGCGATGTGGCGCAACGGTGTCTATGATTACCTGCATTATCACGCCACCGTGCACGAGGTGCTGGGCGTCGCGCGCGGCAACGCCGTGGTGCGGTTCGGCGGCGACACCGGCACCGAGGTTGCGATCGCCGCCGGCGACGTCGCCATCCTGCCCGCCGGCACCGGCCATCAATGCATGTCCGCCAGCAAGAATTTTTCTGTCGTCGGCGCCTACCCGCCCGGCCCGCAGGTCGAGATCACGCGGCCGACGCCGGAGAACCACGCCAAAGCGTTGAAGACGATTCCGCAGGTGGAGATTCCGCAGACCGATCCGGTGCGGGGCGCCGATGGTCCGCTGGTGCGGTTGTGGCAGCGCGCGACGCAGGCGAGCTAG
- a CDS encoding threonine synthase, translating to MSTASYVDPRNGKMYPLDVPRWCSDDRTPLLVTPGAGISRDDIEARTRSLWRYQAALPVRIDKPITLGEGCTPLVEQAWGDLRPHFKLEWFNPTGSFKDRGSAVMLSFLRQIGINAVLEDSSGNGGSSMAGLGTAGGMGVKILAPASTSPAKIAQVRAYGAQVQLVEGPREESEAEAIRQSDKTFYASHNWQPFFLEGTKSFAYELWEDFGFRAPDNVIMPVGAGSSLLGCAFGFRELLKAGQIAKLPRLFVAQPLNCSPIDASFQAGVDTPVTRGVHKTIAEGTAIRNPMRLREIIQAVRESGGGTVAVTEDELVSALRRLARQGLFAEPTSASGAAALDKLAATGAIKPGETTVVILTGSGLKAASTVADLVG from the coding sequence ATGTCCACGGCAAGTTACGTCGATCCTCGCAATGGAAAAATGTATCCGCTGGACGTCCCGCGCTGGTGTTCCGACGACCGAACGCCGCTGCTGGTCACCCCTGGCGCCGGTATTTCGCGCGATGACATCGAAGCGCGAACCCGGTCGCTCTGGCGCTATCAGGCGGCGCTGCCGGTCCGGATCGACAAGCCGATCACGTTAGGCGAAGGCTGCACGCCGCTCGTCGAGCAGGCCTGGGGCGATCTGCGTCCACACTTCAAGCTTGAGTGGTTCAACCCCACCGGCAGCTTCAAGGACCGCGGTTCGGCCGTGATGCTGTCGTTCCTCCGGCAAATCGGAATCAACGCCGTGCTGGAGGATAGTTCGGGCAACGGCGGATCCTCGATGGCCGGGCTCGGCACGGCCGGCGGGATGGGCGTGAAGATCCTGGCTCCCGCCTCGACCTCGCCGGCGAAAATTGCGCAGGTGCGTGCCTATGGCGCGCAAGTGCAGTTGGTGGAAGGGCCGCGCGAGGAGTCGGAGGCCGAGGCGATCCGCCAGTCCGACAAGACGTTCTACGCCAGTCACAACTGGCAGCCGTTCTTTCTGGAGGGGACGAAGTCGTTTGCCTACGAGCTTTGGGAGGATTTTGGATTTCGCGCGCCCGACAATGTCATCATGCCGGTCGGCGCGGGCAGCAGCCTGCTCGGATGCGCGTTCGGTTTCCGCGAACTCTTGAAAGCCGGCCAGATCGCGAAGCTGCCGCGCCTGTTCGTGGCGCAGCCGTTGAACTGTTCGCCGATCGACGCCAGCTTCCAGGCCGGCGTCGATACGCCGGTCACACGCGGCGTTCACAAGACCATCGCGGAGGGGACGGCGATCAGGAACCCGATGCGCCTGCGCGAAATTATCCAGGCGGTGCGCGAGAGCGGCGGCGGCACCGTTGCCGTGACGGAAGACGAACTCGTTTCCGCGTTGCGCCGGCTGGCGCGACAGGGGCTGTTCGCGGAGCCGACCAGCGCGAGCGGCGCTGCCGCTTTGGATAAGCTCGCTGCCACAGGTGCGATAAAGCCCGGCGAAACAACGGTTGTCATCCTGACCGGCAGCGGCCTGAAGGCTGCTTCGACCGTCGCCGATCTGGTCGGATGA
- a CDS encoding Dps family protein, with product MSKANNKSAKVSPDLDTPTDLSQAAVDKISASLNTLLADAFALYLKTKNFHWHVSGRHFRDYHLMLDEQSDAIFATTDQLAERVRKLGGTTVRSIGQISKLQTIQDNNEDYVPPREMLRELMEDNKHVAAAMRKAHKLADDHEDSGTAGLLELFIDETERRTWFLFEASRQEGANAA from the coding sequence GTGAGCAAAGCCAACAACAAGTCCGCAAAAGTATCCCCCGATCTCGATACCCCGACCGACCTGTCGCAGGCCGCCGTGGACAAGATCTCGGCGTCGCTCAATACGCTCTTGGCCGACGCTTTCGCGCTTTATCTGAAGACCAAGAATTTCCACTGGCACGTCTCGGGTCGGCATTTCCGCGACTATCACCTGATGCTGGACGAGCAGTCGGACGCGATCTTCGCCACCACCGACCAGCTTGCGGAGCGGGTGCGCAAGCTCGGCGGCACGACAGTGCGGTCGATCGGCCAGATATCCAAGCTGCAGACCATCCAGGACAACAACGAGGATTATGTCCCGCCACGCGAAATGCTGCGCGAGCTGATGGAAGACAACAAGCATGTGGCGGCGGCGATGCGCAAAGCCCACAAGCTCGCCGACGATCACGAGGATTCCGGCACCGCGGGGTTGCTCGAATTGTTCATCGACGAGACCGAGCGGCGCACCTGGTTCCTGTTCGAAGCCAGCCGTCAGGAAGGCGCCAACGCGGCGTAG
- a CDS encoding class I SAM-dependent methyltransferase produces the protein MDEWIDYYDSTHTIYASKLHRDLHFRVIARDIIGYISSPDAVVLDYACGEALSAARVAEACGKLYLAEPAPGVRGRLIARFAPNTKIRVRSLDDLRKMEEKSIDLVVMNSVAQYMTPEELDSAFAVIRRLLRPGGRLVLGDILRPEVGMAKDVLALLKFARRHGFLKDAFYGLASTALSDYRQLRSRVGLQRYGEDDMIAKLAASGFSASRAHVNIGHNPWRMTFVARHAF, from the coding sequence ATGGATGAATGGATCGACTACTACGATTCCACGCATACGATCTATGCGAGCAAGCTGCACCGCGACCTGCATTTCCGGGTCATCGCGCGGGACATCATCGGTTACATCTCCTCGCCCGACGCGGTGGTGCTGGACTATGCCTGCGGCGAGGCGCTGTCGGCGGCCAGGGTGGCGGAGGCCTGCGGCAAACTCTATCTCGCCGAGCCTGCGCCCGGCGTTCGCGGCCGGCTGATCGCGCGGTTCGCGCCGAACACCAAGATCCGCGTCCGGTCGCTCGATGACCTGCGCAAGATGGAGGAGAAGTCGATCGATCTCGTCGTCATGAACTCGGTCGCGCAATATATGACACCAGAAGAACTGGATTCCGCCTTTGCGGTCATTCGCCGGCTGCTCAGGCCCGGCGGGCGGCTGGTGCTCGGCGACATTCTGCGGCCCGAGGTCGGCATGGCCAAGGACGTACTGGCGCTGCTGAAGTTCGCCCGCCGCCACGGCTTTCTGAAAGACGCGTTCTACGGCCTCGCCAGCACGGCGCTGTCGGACTACCGGCAACTGCGCAGCCGGGTCGGGCTGCAGCGCTACGGCGAAGACGACATGATCGCCAAGCTCGCGGCATCGGGCTTCTCCGCCTCCCGCGCCCACGTCAACATCGGCCACAACCCGTGGCGGATGACCTTTGTGGCCCGTCACGCATTCTAG